From the genome of Streptococcus marmotae, one region includes:
- a CDS encoding TetR/AcrR family transcriptional regulator, whose product MKQDLRFQKTELALQKAFLDLLQTKDIAKISVKEICAVAQVSRNAFYQHYETKEHLYENMLKEILLAIEEACKPLAKDLASISIAERRLFLDNILRAVEDHRFVIYQLLTSQPAIFSAAFQEMLLSANLQGSKEVIAPPHISYIHVFSGGVAAFVNYWLLETSFSLEEAQETLFSILGQMMVVSD is encoded by the coding sequence TTGAAACAAGATTTACGGTTCCAAAAAACGGAATTAGCTCTCCAAAAAGCCTTTTTAGACTTGCTCCAAACGAAAGACATCGCTAAAATTTCTGTCAAGGAAATCTGCGCAGTCGCCCAAGTATCGCGTAATGCCTTTTATCAACATTATGAAACCAAAGAGCATCTCTATGAGAATATGCTAAAAGAGATTTTGCTAGCGATTGAAGAGGCTTGTAAACCGCTTGCCAAAGACTTAGCCAGCATTTCGATAGCTGAACGTCGCTTGTTTTTGGATAATATTCTTCGGGCAGTTGAAGACCATCGCTTTGTCATTTATCAATTGTTGACCAGTCAGCCAGCTATCTTTTCTGCCGCCTTTCAAGAGATGCTCCTTTCTGCCAATCTGCAAGGTAGTAAAGAAGTTATTGCACCACCTCATATCTCTTATATTCATGTTTTCTCGGGAGGAGTTGCTGCCTTTGTCAATTATTGGCTCTTAGAAACGAGTTTTAGTTTGGAAGAAGCTCAAGAAACATTATTCAGTATTTTAGGACAAATGATGGTTGTTTCAGATTAA
- a CDS encoding isoprenyl transferase — translation MFRFPFKKKETIETAIQVPKHIAIIMDGNGRWAKKRLQPRVMGHKAGMDALQRVTKSASDMGVKVLTVYAFSTENWTRPEKEVKFIMNLPVEFYDKYVPDLHANNVKIQMIGDQARLPEDTKIALEKAIQKTKHNTGLILNFALNYGGRDELTHAVKEIAQAVLDTKFNPGDIDERLISGYLYTNTLPYTLRDPDLVIRTSGELRLSNFLPWQTAYSELYFTDIAWPDFDERALHEAIKEYNRRHRRFGGI, via the coding sequence ATGTTCCGCTTTCCATTTAAGAAAAAAGAAACGATTGAAACAGCTATTCAGGTTCCTAAGCATATTGCCATTATCATGGATGGAAATGGTCGCTGGGCGAAAAAGCGACTGCAGCCACGTGTCATGGGGCATAAGGCAGGAATGGATGCTTTACAAAGAGTGACCAAATCGGCCTCTGATATGGGGGTCAAGGTCTTGACGGTCTATGCCTTTTCAACAGAGAATTGGACACGACCAGAAAAAGAAGTCAAATTCATTATGAACTTGCCCGTCGAATTTTATGATAAGTATGTACCTGATTTGCATGCCAATAACGTAAAAATCCAGATGATTGGCGATCAAGCACGCCTGCCTGAAGACACCAAAATAGCTCTTGAAAAAGCGATTCAAAAAACCAAGCATAATACAGGTTTGATTTTGAATTTTGCCTTGAACTACGGTGGCCGTGATGAATTGACCCATGCGGTAAAAGAAATTGCTCAAGCTGTGCTTGATACGAAATTTAATCCAGGTGATATCGATGAACGATTGATTTCTGGCTACCTCTATACCAATACTCTACCCTATACTTTACGCGATCCAGATTTAGTCATTCGGACGAGTGGTGAGCTACGCTTGAGTAATTTTTTACCTTGGCAAACAGCTTATAGTGAATTGTACTTTACAGATATAGCTTGGCCAGATTTTGATGAACGGGCGCTTCATGAAGCGATTAAAGAATACAACAGACGCCACAGACGTTTCGGTGGTATCTAA
- the yajC gene encoding preprotein translocase subunit YajC: MGQLLFPLLMVAMLGFMIFSQRKQQKNRLEALSQIKKGDEIVTIGGLYGIVDEINEQKVVLDVDGVYLTFERSAIRGRVSQAVAVETVAEEAVIEETAVTEE; this comes from the coding sequence ATGGGTCAATTATTATTTCCACTATTGATGGTGGCTATGCTAGGCTTTATGATTTTTTCTCAACGAAAACAACAAAAAAATCGTTTGGAAGCCTTGAGCCAAATTAAAAAAGGCGACGAGATTGTGACCATCGGTGGTTTGTATGGAATCGTGGATGAGATTAACGAGCAGAAAGTGGTATTGGATGTTGATGGTGTCTATTTGACATTTGAACGTTCAGCTATTCGTGGTCGTGTCAGCCAAGCAGTTGCTGTTGAAACAGTTGCTGAAGAAGCAGTTATAGAAGAAACAGCTGTGACAGAGGAATAA
- a CDS encoding phosphatidate cytidylyltransferase, with translation MSKDLQKRVIFGGIALAIFIPFLLKGGVPFQLFTGLLAMIATAELIKMHGLLPNSIEGILAMLGSLVLTLPLENYIPFLPTDGNYAAYAIVVFCLLGTTVLNIDYYSYAEVTFPIASSFYVGIGFHHLILARMDSLEKVLFALFIVWATDIGAYLIGSQMGRRKLMPKVSPNKTVEGSLGGIASAVIVAMIFILVNKTVTAGYSFVAMLFLVILFSISAQFGDLVESAIKRRFGVKDSGRVIPGHGGILDRFDSLIFVFPIMHFFGLF, from the coding sequence ATGTCAAAGGATTTACAGAAACGAGTCATTTTCGGCGGAATTGCGCTAGCTATTTTTATTCCGTTTTTACTGAAAGGTGGAGTTCCTTTTCAATTGTTTACTGGTCTTCTAGCCATGATTGCAACTGCCGAGTTAATCAAAATGCATGGATTGTTGCCAAATTCGATTGAGGGCATACTTGCCATGTTGGGTAGTCTTGTCTTGACCTTGCCGTTAGAAAATTATATCCCCTTTCTACCAACAGACGGGAACTATGCAGCCTATGCCATTGTGGTTTTCTGTCTATTAGGAACGACGGTCTTGAATATCGATTACTATTCGTATGCAGAAGTTACCTTTCCGATTGCCTCTAGTTTCTATGTTGGAATTGGGTTTCATCATCTGATATTGGCTCGCATGGATAGTCTTGAAAAGGTCTTGTTTGCCTTATTTATCGTCTGGGCGACAGATATTGGAGCCTATTTGATTGGTAGTCAGATGGGAAGGCGCAAGCTCATGCCAAAAGTCTCGCCAAATAAAACAGTAGAAGGCAGTCTTGGTGGTATTGCTTCTGCGGTGATTGTCGCCATGATTTTCATTTTGGTGAACAAGACAGTAACAGCGGGCTACTCATTTGTAGCGATGCTATTTTTAGTCATCTTATTTTCTATCTCTGCTCAGTTTGGAGATTTAGTAGAAAGTGCGATAAAACGTCGATTTGGGGTCAAGGATTCTGGGAGAGTCATTCCGGGTCATGGTGGTATTTTAGATCGGTTTGATAGTTTGATTTTTGTCTTTCCGATCATGCACTTTTTTGGATTATTCTAA
- a CDS encoding NAD(P)H-dependent flavin oxidoreductase: MANRVTEILGIEKPIIQGPLAWLTNGAYAGAVSAAGGLGVLGISAGQTVAATTVEETVENMRREIRIARQITDKPLGLNVAPSHPSKDIFTQPMMDLMAEEGVEVAVMVGEFSAEWTKRFHDKGIKVVFRAATPTVENTEEAIQGGADIIVATGFDEGGTVPEKAIGTFSIVPMIVDAAKGRVPVMAAGGIADARTAKAAFALGAEGLFVGTAFMMSEESILAQNIKEQALAANASDLLLYRTVPAYYRSLPGAIPNKLLEMSQAGASEEEIFEMQGAYNGMRDGMLFGDLTKGFASFGLGISMIDTIEPVSVIMDKLMSGIEELV; this comes from the coding sequence ATGGCAAATCGTGTTACTGAAATATTAGGAATTGAAAAACCGATTATTCAAGGACCTTTAGCGTGGCTGACGAATGGAGCCTACGCTGGTGCAGTGAGTGCAGCAGGCGGACTAGGTGTTCTAGGGATTAGTGCAGGACAAACCGTCGCTGCAACAACGGTGGAAGAAACTGTGGAAAATATGCGTCGCGAAATTCGCATTGCCCGTCAAATTACAGACAAACCTCTCGGGCTCAATGTCGCACCAAGTCATCCTTCGAAGGATATTTTTACACAACCCATGATGGATTTAATGGCCGAAGAAGGTGTTGAGGTTGCCGTTATGGTTGGAGAATTCTCGGCCGAATGGACCAAGAGATTTCACGACAAAGGAATTAAGGTTGTCTTTCGAGCGGCCACTCCAACAGTTGAAAATACAGAAGAAGCCATTCAAGGTGGTGCAGATATTATCGTTGCGACTGGTTTTGATGAAGGCGGAACCGTACCTGAAAAGGCAATTGGCACATTTTCAATTGTTCCTATGATTGTGGATGCCGCAAAAGGGCGTGTTCCAGTCATGGCGGCCGGTGGTATTGCCGATGCACGAACTGCCAAAGCAGCCTTTGCTTTAGGAGCAGAAGGACTCTTTGTCGGAACCGCCTTTATGATGTCTGAAGAATCTATCCTCGCACAAAACATCAAAGAGCAAGCCTTGGCTGCAAACGCTTCTGATCTCTTGCTCTATCGTACCGTACCAGCCTACTACCGCTCCTTACCAGGCGCTATTCCCAATAAACTGCTTGAAATGAGTCAAGCTGGTGCTAGTGAGGAAGAAATTTTTGAGATGCAAGGCGCCTATAATGGAATGCGCGATGGTATGTTATTTGGGGATTTGACCAAGGGATTTGCTTCCTTTGGACTAGGAATTTCCATGATTGATACGATTGAACCTGTTTCTGTCATCATGGATAAGCTCATGTCTGGAATTGAGGAGTTAGTATAA